The DNA window ATTCCGATGCGCGATGGCGTACAGTTGGTGGCCGATGTCTACGGCGCCAGTGCTGGGGAACGCAAACCAGTGCTGTTGCAACGCACTCCTTACAACCGGAAAGGCGCGGCTGCTACCGCGCAACGCTACGCGGCGGCTGGCTACGTTGTCGTTGTGCAGGACACGCGCGGACGTTCTGATTCCGAAGGTGTCTTCTTCCCTTACAACAATGAAGGGCAAGACGGCTTTGACACCACGGACTGGATTCTGCGGCAGTCCTGGGCGAACGGCCGCATTGGCATGTGGGGCGCTTCCTATGTCGGAGCAGTCCAGTATCAGGCAGCAGCTGAGGATGCGCCGGGTCTTGCCGTCCTTGCGCCCACCGCCACTTGGACCAGCTTCTACAACAACATTTACACCGGTGGCGTCTCGCGTCTCGCGCTCATCGCAACGGCTGCGGCCGGACTCTACCCGCCTCCTGCCGGAGTGAGCGCACCAGTCGATTGGTACAAGACTCTCCATGCCTTACCTCTCGCAGATCTCGACCTTGCGATCGGCTGGCGCATTCCCTGGTTGCAGGGCATCCTGGCCCATCCCCGTCCAGATGGTTTCTGGACCCGCTTGAACCTGATCGAGAAGACGAAGAAGCTTTCGATTCCCGCCCAGCACGTCGTGGGTTATTACGACTTCTTCAATCGCGAAACCGTGGCGAACTTCCAGCGTCTGAGCCAGACGGAAGCGCCGCAGCAATTGATTCTTGGCCCTTGGGATCACGGCACCATTGGCAAGCGAAAGCTGGGGGAGGTCGATTTTGGCGCCGCGGCAGAACTGAATCTGATGGACGAGAATCTGCGCTGGTTCAATCGCTTTCTGAAAGAATCGGCACCCACTTCATTCCCCGCGGTTCGCTACTTCTCCATGGGGGACAATCGTTGGCACACTGCCGCGAAGTGGCCGCCGGAGACCGCACAGACGACTGCCTTCTATCTCCATTCCGGTGGAAAAGCGAACACTCGCAATGGCGATGGCCGGCTCGACCGCAAAGCGCCACAAACGAACGAAGCCGCCGATACCTTTCATTCCGATCCTGTCCATCCGGTGCCTGCCTGGCCTCCGGCCATCGTACAGGCGAAGTTCACTGGCTTCTGGGGGCCTGTCGATCAGGGGCCCAATGAAGATCTGAAGGATGTGCTCGTCTACGACTCCGGCCGCCTCACCGCGCCGCTGCGGATTGCAGGTCCTGTGGAGGCGGAGCTATGGGTAAGCCAGGATACGCCCGATGCGGACTGGGTCGTGAAACTGATTGATGTCTGGCCTAATGGCTTTGCGCAGAATCTTGCTGTCGGTGTGCAACGGATCAGTATGTTGCCGAAGGCGCCTCCCAAGCCCGGCTTGCCTAATCTCGTCCGGGTGGATGTGGGGCATGTGGCTGCCCAATTGGAGCCAGGACATTCGTTGCGGGTTGAGATCACGGGTGCCTATTTCCCGCTCTTTGACCGCAATACGAATACCGGAAAGGGTCCCTACGACGCGACCATGCGAGTGGCGGAACAGAAACTCTTCCATAGCCGCAACCGGGCCTCAAAGCTCAGCTTGTTCGTCCTCCCCGCGCAGTAGGCCTTTTCGATTCTTATGCTAAGTTAACAAGACAGTGTGTTGTGTGAAAGACACTTCGCGTTGCTTGTTGCTTCTATGAATCGCTTGATCCTTCTGTTCCTGATTTCCCTTTTTGCTTTTGCCCAGCAGTCTGACCTCCTCGTCGACTGGCTGTCCACGCTCCAATCCCTTCAGTCCCGTGCCAAGAGCGGTTCGCCCGCAGACTTGTCGAAGCTGATCTCTGAACTGAAAACGCTCACTGGGGAAATTTCTGCCCAGGATGCGGTGCTGGCCAAAGGATTGGCGCCGCTGCCTTCTACTGCCTCTAGCCAGCAAGAGTTGCTGGCCTATGTTTCAGATCTGCGCAGGCAGATTGAAGACCAACTCCGCGCCCGGCCGGGCAGCGCCTTCCAGTTGGGCCGCGTCGAGGTGAACGTGTCCGCTGACGCCGTACAGGTTGCCACCGCCACCACCCTCGACGAATCGGAGTTTCGCGAACGCAATGCCCGCGTCGTGCCGGACGCGCTGAATCTCATTCCAGGTGTCAGCATCCAGCGCATTGGACCGCGCAACGAGCGCGGCGTCTTCATTCGTGGCTTCGATGTGCGGCAGGTTCCGGTCTACATGGACGGGATCCCGGTCTATGTCCCCTACGACGGCTATGTCGATCTCGATCGCTTTCTCACCTATGACGTCAGCGAGATCCAGGTGGCTAAGGGCTTCACCTCGCCGCTCTATGGGCCGAATGCGATCGGCGGCGCTGTCAACTTGATTTCAAAGGAGCCCACCAAGGGGCTGAATCTGGATCTCGGCAGCGGCTACGCCTCTGGAGATCAGGTTCATGGCTTCCTGAATGCGGGAACGCGTTGGAAGAAGTTCTGGTTGCAAGGCGGCTTCGCCTGGCTGAGCAGCGATACCTATCCTCTTTCTGGAAACTTCAAGCCCGTTCCTTTGCAGCCAGCAGGAGACAGGCTGAATGCTTACCAGACCGACTACAAAGGCCGTGTCCGCGTTGCCTGGACTCCGAAGCAAGGCGATCAGTACACCTTCACCTACGCCAATCAGAAAGGCGAAAAAGGAAACCCGACCTACGCTGGAACAGATCCCACCGTTCGTCCACGTTACTGGCAGTGGCCGGAGTGGAACAAGGAAAGTTTCTACTTCATCGGCAACAAGAGCCTGGGCGAATCGAGCTATGTCCGCGCGCGTCTCTACTACGACAAGTTCAACAATCTGATTAAGGCCTACGACAACAATCAGTACAACTCGCAGACTCTGCCCTCTGCCTTCACCAGCCCCTACGACGATGACACCTATGGCAGCATTCTCGAACTTGGCACTCGAGCGCTCAAGCGTCACTCGATCAAGACCTCCTTTTACTTCAAGGACGACAATCATCGGGAAGGCAACGTGGGGGAACCCGTGCGTTCCTTCCGCGATCAGTCGCTCTCCTTTGGCTTTGAAGACACAATTCAATTGGGCCGCCGTACCTCCGCGATTGTTGGCTTCAGTGCGGATCGGATTAATGTCCTGAATGCGCAGAACTTCACCGGCGGGCAAGTATTGCCCTTCGCGAAGAACGATCTCTGGGCCTACAACCCGCAGGCCGGTATCTTCCACGGCATTGGGAACTCCGGAAAAGTCCATCTGAGTTTCGCTCGCAAGACGCGTCTGCCCACCATCAAGGACCGTTACTCCTATCGCATGGGGCAGGCGATTCCGAATCCGGATCTCCGGGAGGAACGCTCTGACAATCTCGAGGTCGGGTACTCGCACCTGCTGGGCCGCAAGACTCTGGTTGAGGGTGCTCTGTTCCGCAGCGGTGTCTCCAACTCCACCCAGCGCTACTTTGTGCAACCAAACGTCTTCCAACTCCGGAACCTCGGCGAAGCTCGCTACCTGGGCGGCGAATTCAGCGTTCGCTCAAACCCCCTCTCGTCGCTCCAGTTGACTTCAAACTACACCTATCTCAGCCGTCGCAACCAGTCGAATCCCTCGGTGATCATGATCGATACGCCACGGCACAAAATCTATTCCTCCGCCACCTATCGCCTCTATGGCCGGGTGAGCCTGCTCGCGGACCTGCGCTATGAAGGCGGACGTTGGAATCAGAATGATGGGGGGCGCTACCTGCGCGCTTCGAACTTCACAACCGTCGGACTCGGTGCTACCGCTCAACTCTACAAACAAGTTGAGATGCAAGCGGGCGTCGGCAACCTTTTCGATCGCAACTACTGGTTGGTCGACGGCTACCCCGAATCAGGACGAAACGTCTACATCAACCTGCGCTATCGCTTCTAACCCTTCCTCCTCACCCTCTGCGCCGGACTTCCCCAGTCCGGCGCAATCACTAAATTAACTTTCTTTTCCTAGATCTCACTAATCTCCTGAATCTTGATCTAGTATGAGAGAAACTCTTGCTTATGCGATCTTTCTCCTCCCCGTCGACGTCGTTCTCCCGGATTCCTTTGCTCCTTGCGCTGTGGGCATGCAGTGCTCTGGGCCAGACTGCTTCCCTCACCGGGCGGGTCACTGACCACTCCGGTGCAATTATTACGGATGCCTCTGTCGCCGTGCGCAATGAGGGCACTTCGATTGAGAGCCGAGTGGCCACCAACGGCGAAGGCTTCTTTCTTTTGCCGCAGTTGGTTCCTGGGTCCTACCGGTTGACAGTGGAGAAGAGCGGATTTAAAGCGATTGTACAGAAGAATCTGCAATTGTCGGTCGGTCAGTCCGCCCGAGTCGATTTCATTCTGGAGATCGGACAGGTCGCCGATTCCGTTGAGGTGAGTTCCAGTGCTCTGCTGCTCGATTCAGAAACGGCTTCCCTGGGCGCTGTTATTGGCAGCCGGCAGGTTCGCGATCTGCCGCTCCTCGGCCGCAATAGTTATGCTCTTGCCATGCTGGTCCCTGGCGTTCGTCCCTCGAGCGGCGTGAATAATCTGGTGGTCGATCAGATCTCGACCGCTTCTTATTCGATTAACGGGCAGCGCGCTACCGCGAATGAATTTCTTCTCGACGGTGCGCCGAATTCCGCTGCGGCGCAGAATCAGCCGGTGATCAACGCAAACCCCGACATGGTGCAGGAGTTCAAAGTCGAAACGAATTCTTTCTCGGCGGAATACGGCCGTGCTGCCGGTGGCGTCTTCAACGTCGTGACCCGTTCCGGCTCAAATGACCTCCACTTCACCGCCTATGAATTCTTCCGCAACGACAAGTTGAACGCCAACGACTGGTTTGCCAACCGCAATGGCCTCAGCCGCCCTCCCTTCAAGTTCAACCAGTTT is part of the Bryobacter aggregatus MPL3 genome and encodes:
- a CDS encoding TonB-dependent receptor plug domain-containing protein, encoding MNRLILLFLISLFAFAQQSDLLVDWLSTLQSLQSRAKSGSPADLSKLISELKTLTGEISAQDAVLAKGLAPLPSTASSQQELLAYVSDLRRQIEDQLRARPGSAFQLGRVEVNVSADAVQVATATTLDESEFRERNARVVPDALNLIPGVSIQRIGPRNERGVFIRGFDVRQVPVYMDGIPVYVPYDGYVDLDRFLTYDVSEIQVAKGFTSPLYGPNAIGGAVNLISKEPTKGLNLDLGSGYASGDQVHGFLNAGTRWKKFWLQGGFAWLSSDTYPLSGNFKPVPLQPAGDRLNAYQTDYKGRVRVAWTPKQGDQYTFTYANQKGEKGNPTYAGTDPTVRPRYWQWPEWNKESFYFIGNKSLGESSYVRARLYYDKFNNLIKAYDNNQYNSQTLPSAFTSPYDDDTYGSILELGTRALKRHSIKTSFYFKDDNHREGNVGEPVRSFRDQSLSFGFEDTIQLGRRTSAIVGFSADRINVLNAQNFTGGQVLPFAKNDLWAYNPQAGIFHGIGNSGKVHLSFARKTRLPTIKDRYSYRMGQAIPNPDLREERSDNLEVGYSHLLGRKTLVEGALFRSGVSNSTQRYFVQPNVFQLRNLGEARYLGGEFSVRSNPLSSLQLTSNYTYLSRRNQSNPSVIMIDTPRHKIYSSATYRLYGRVSLLADLRYEGGRWNQNDGGRYLRASNFTTVGLGATAQLYKQVEMQAGVGNLFDRNYWLVDGYPESGRNVYINLRYRF
- a CDS encoding CocE/NonD family hydrolase: MPSFFPRALLLLACSVLLCGQVQRVQIPMRDGVQLVADVYGASAGERKPVLLQRTPYNRKGAAATAQRYAAAGYVVVVQDTRGRSDSEGVFFPYNNEGQDGFDTTDWILRQSWANGRIGMWGASYVGAVQYQAAAEDAPGLAVLAPTATWTSFYNNIYTGGVSRLALIATAAAGLYPPPAGVSAPVDWYKTLHALPLADLDLAIGWRIPWLQGILAHPRPDGFWTRLNLIEKTKKLSIPAQHVVGYYDFFNRETVANFQRLSQTEAPQQLILGPWDHGTIGKRKLGEVDFGAAAELNLMDENLRWFNRFLKESAPTSFPAVRYFSMGDNRWHTAAKWPPETAQTTAFYLHSGGKANTRNGDGRLDRKAPQTNEAADTFHSDPVHPVPAWPPAIVQAKFTGFWGPVDQGPNEDLKDVLVYDSGRLTAPLRIAGPVEAELWVSQDTPDADWVVKLIDVWPNGFAQNLAVGVQRISMLPKAPPKPGLPNLVRVDVGHVAAQLEPGHSLRVEITGAYFPLFDRNTNTGKGPYDATMRVAEQKLFHSRNRASKLSLFVLPAQ